A window from Salvelinus fontinalis isolate EN_2023a chromosome 8, ASM2944872v1, whole genome shotgun sequence encodes these proteins:
- the opn7b gene encoding opsin 7, group member b, with translation MGNASETSLFADTSSFLSTISKEHDILMGTIYAIFGVFSLVGNGILLFVAYRKKSSLKPTEFFVINLSVSDLGMTISLFPMAISSAFAHKWLFSDVTCMSYAFCGVLFGLASLTNLTVLSSVCWLKVCCPSYGNKFSSCHAYLLIAAVWCYALIFAIGPLTGWGRYGSEPYGTACCIDWYAPGQSRAAMSYIICLFLFCYIVPCIIIFLSYIFILLTVKGSRQAVQQHISPQNKIPNTHTLIVKLSVAVCIGVVIAWSPYAFVSMWAAFVNSAEVPPFAFAVAAIFAKSSTLYNPIVYLVFKPNFRRSLCRDWLTCRRTLCACLCSHGSNQKVSCTQSQQHGKEECNSTRRSNGLPENHRGACRHCPCPERDTGSGGYGQETTPQRTARILQGSTHSEVAVSQLSNEMQSDFL, from the exons atgGGAAATGCCTCTGAAACATCTTTGTTCGCTGACACATCTTCGTTCCTTTCTACCATCTCTAAAGAACATGACATCCTCATGGGGACCATCTATGCCATATTTG GTGTTTTCTCACTGGTGGGGAATGGGATATTGCTGTTTGTGGCCTACCGGAAGAAGTCCTCCCTGAAGCCGACTGAGTTCTTTGTTATAAACCTCTCCGTCAGTGACCTCGGAAtgaccatctctctcttccccatggcCATCTCATCAGCCTTCGCACACAA gtggctGTTCAGTGATGTTACATGTATGAGCTATGCCttctgtggggttttgtttggACTAGCCAGTCTCACCAACCTCACAGTGTTGTCATCTGTGTGCTGGCTTAAGGTCTGCTGTCCCAGCTATG GTAACAAGTTCTCATCCTGCCATGCCTATCTCCTAATAGCAGCGGTGTGGTGCTATGCTCTTATCTTTGCCATCGGGCCTCTGACTGGCTGGGGCCGGTATGGTTCTGAACCCTACGGTACAGCCTGCTGTATCGACTGGTACGCCCCCGGCCAAAGCAGAGCTGCCATGAGCTACATCATCTGCCTCTTCCTCTTCTGCTACATCGTCCCCTGCATCATCATCTTCCTCTCCTATATCTTCATCCTGCTGACTGTCAAGGGATCACGCCAGGCGGTGCAGCAGCACATATCCCCACAGAACAagatccccaacacacacacactcatcgtTAAG CTCTCGGTGGCGGTGTGTATCGGTGTCGTGATCGCCTGGAGCCCATACGCCTTCGTCTCCATGTGGGCGGCGTTCGTTAACTCAGCGGAGGTCCCTCCCTTTGCTTTCGCTGTGGCTGCCATCTTTGCCAAGTCCTCCACCCTCTACAATCCTATCGTTTACTTGGTCTTCAAACCCAACTTCCGCAGGTCCCTCTGCCGGGACTGGCTGACATGCCGACGGACCCTATGTGCGTGTTTGTGCTCGCACGGCTCGAACCAGAAGGTGTCCTGTACACAGTCCCAGCAGCATGGGAAGGAGGAGTGTAACTCGACGCGGCGGTCCAATGGATTGCCGGAGAACCATAGGGGGGCATGCAGGCACTGCCCATGCCCAGAGAGAGACACTGGTTCTGGCGGATACGGCCAAGAAACTACCCCTCAGAGGACTGCAAGGATACTGCAGGGGTCCACACATAGCGAAGTGGCTGTTAGTCAGCTGTCCAATGAGATGCAGAGTGACTTCCTCTGA